The Anaerohalosphaeraceae bacterium genome has a window encoding:
- a CDS encoding type II secretion system protein, whose product MKVRKQRKRQAFTLIELLVVIAIISVLLSVLVPSLRKAREQSQGVICLSNLKQWGILYTLYAQDNDSSLPIGWNGGKMWMTDLLSYYQNTDDLRLCPRATRFLDTVPGQVPGELTAWGRYGYNGIPIPYWGEHGQYGSYSVNGWAHNPLDVGVPGTYNIAPAWRDYYWRKVSRIRVPSAVPLMGGGMWEGANALDTDSPPPSRGVEAGKNAYNSGGVSTYCLDRHNGGPNWLFVDGQSRKVGLKELWRLKWNTRWNSSQSRQWPDWMKRYPDY is encoded by the coding sequence ATGAAAGTCCGAAAACAGCGAAAGCGGCAGGCGTTTACCCTGATTGAACTGCTGGTGGTGATTGCGATTATTTCGGTTCTGCTGTCGGTGCTGGTGCCCAGCCTTCGCAAGGCCCGAGAGCAGTCGCAGGGGGTGATTTGTCTTTCCAATCTGAAGCAGTGGGGGATTCTTTATACCCTCTATGCGCAGGATAATGACTCGAGTCTGCCGATCGGCTGGAACGGCGGAAAAATGTGGATGACGGATTTGCTGTCGTATTATCAGAATACGGATGACCTGCGGCTCTGTCCGCGGGCGACGCGTTTTCTGGATACAGTGCCGGGTCAGGTTCCGGGAGAATTGACGGCCTGGGGCCGATACGGCTACAACGGGATTCCGATTCCGTATTGGGGCGAGCACGGCCAGTACGGCAGTTATTCCGTGAACGGCTGGGCGCACAACCCGCTGGATGTCGGGGTGCCGGGCACGTACAATATTGCTCCGGCCTGGCGGGACTATTACTGGCGGAAGGTCAGCCGAATCCGTGTGCCGTCCGCCGTGCCGCTGATGGGCGGCGGGATGTGGGAGGGGGCCAACGCCCTCGATACGGATTCGCCGCCGCCTTCGCGGGGTGTCGAAGCCGGCAAGAACGCCTACAACAGCGGCGGAGTGAGCACGTATTGTCTGGACCGGCACAACGGCGGTCCCAACTGGCTGTTTGTGGATGGGCAGAGCCGAAAGGTGGGCCTGAAGGAATTGTGGAGGCTGAAGTGGAACACGCGCTGGAACAGCAGTCAAAGCCGCCAGTGGCCGGACTGGATGAAACGCTATCCGGATTATTAA
- a CDS encoding LamG domain-containing protein, which yields MRRRIQTGLAVLAVMLAAQAGAVELLVNGNLNSWTDGVPDGWYVYIANPNNAWFAMETSFTYDGSPCAVMYPSQEEWPGVELGQTVYFEPNTISVLHFSCVVVTRWYSSNNWGDATVEMTYREPNGTFVAYDEFILFANNQYPVPTVWTVYNHDFLVPPGAGQVTLVLRGSDWLKGIYWDNISLSYSGTTQAEWLSPANNSTVPWEDPARCGYGPTLRWKAAQEATGVHYVYLGTSAEAVANATTSSPEFLGTVPLTDPNYVLSLSQVVKGQTYYWRVDETTSSGVVKAAGVWRFTISPFTDLDLFDYASTAALQAVWGSGAVLNNGAMEIAYDHTAAPYLTEVAADADLLSCSTDWTRGGNGLLTLDVKGHDNMVDSIYVTLESNGGAQSGTVQYRDVRELNQQSEYEWFHFWPINLQEFAAQGVDLTAVSRVIIGIGTKASPTPGGAGSVQINNLRLSSPMCLRGYVPADINQDCVADIYDFVELAANWLREGSWVTARAPSRGPVLWYAFEEGTGTAVSDLSGFGYHGTIVPGADPNAVWGGPGSGIGGSNSLYLNNSAYVQVPAAAANVGDPNAAPPALGAESTISLWMKDPGQSDADSELFQIGQDGAVLGNWLNATGKFEYEAGGDTLIWTGSRYYSATDLYSNPSHPQDEWVHYAFVKSASAGQMRIYQNGRLVVQMPAFSTYSPTVDDTNGFFSIGAWRWSGGAGGFVDGWIDDFRVYDYALSPEEVLWLAQEGGAASSPMLQPLIEPADVNGDNRIDLEDAAELARLWLQAAVFPD from the coding sequence ATGAGGCGAAGAATACAGACGGGGCTGGCTGTTCTGGCGGTGATGCTGGCGGCGCAGGCCGGAGCGGTGGAACTGCTGGTCAACGGGAATCTGAACAGCTGGACGGACGGCGTCCCGGACGGCTGGTATGTGTACATCGCCAACCCCAATAATGCCTGGTTTGCCATGGAAACGTCTTTTACTTATGACGGAAGCCCCTGTGCGGTGATGTATCCAAGCCAGGAGGAATGGCCGGGGGTGGAGCTGGGACAAACGGTTTATTTTGAGCCGAATACGATTTCGGTTCTCCATTTCAGCTGTGTGGTCGTTACACGCTGGTACAGCTCAAACAACTGGGGGGATGCTACGGTCGAAATGACCTACCGCGAGCCGAACGGAACGTTTGTGGCCTATGATGAATTCATTCTTTTTGCAAATAATCAGTATCCGGTGCCGACAGTGTGGACGGTCTATAATCATGATTTTCTTGTCCCGCCGGGTGCCGGACAGGTTACGTTGGTGCTGCGCGGCTCCGACTGGCTCAAAGGCATTTATTGGGACAATATTTCGCTCAGCTACTCCGGAACCACACAGGCGGAGTGGCTTTCTCCGGCCAACAACAGCACGGTTCCCTGGGAGGACCCGGCCCGGTGCGGCTATGGGCCTACGCTGCGGTGGAAAGCGGCTCAGGAGGCGACCGGCGTTCATTATGTGTATTTGGGAACCAGCGCCGAGGCGGTGGCGAACGCCACAACCTCATCCCCGGAGTTTCTGGGGACGGTGCCGCTGACGGACCCGAATTATGTCCTTTCGCTCAGTCAGGTAGTCAAAGGGCAAACGTATTATTGGCGTGTGGATGAAACCACATCGAGCGGGGTCGTCAAGGCGGCGGGTGTCTGGCGGTTTACCATCAGTCCGTTTACGGATTTGGATTTGTTTGACTATGCTTCGACGGCTGCTCTGCAGGCGGTTTGGGGCAGCGGGGCGGTGTTGAACAATGGGGCGATGGAGATTGCCTATGACCACACCGCCGCTCCGTATCTGACGGAAGTTGCGGCGGATGCGGATTTGCTGAGCTGTTCGACCGACTGGACGCGCGGCGGCAATGGGCTGCTGACGCTGGATGTCAAGGGCCACGATAACATGGTCGATTCCATTTATGTGACGCTCGAATCCAACGGCGGCGCCCAGAGCGGCACCGTTCAGTATCGCGATGTGAGAGAACTCAATCAGCAGTCGGAATACGAGTGGTTCCATTTCTGGCCCATCAATTTGCAGGAATTTGCGGCGCAGGGGGTGGACCTGACGGCCGTGAGCCGGGTCATCATCGGCATCGGAACGAAGGCCTCTCCGACCCCCGGCGGCGCCGGTTCGGTTCAAATCAACAATCTGCGGCTGAGCAGTCCGATGTGTCTGCGGGGGTATGTGCCGGCGGATATCAATCAGGACTGTGTGGCGGATATTTATGATTTTGTGGAACTGGCCGCCAACTGGCTCAGGGAGGGCAGCTGGGTAACTGCCCGGGCACCTTCGCGAGGGCCGGTGCTCTGGTATGCCTTTGAGGAAGGGACCGGCACAGCCGTCAGCGACCTGTCGGGCTTCGGCTATCACGGCACGATAGTCCCGGGGGCGGACCCCAATGCGGTCTGGGGCGGTCCCGGCAGCGGCATCGGCGGGTCCAACAGTCTGTATCTGAACAACAGTGCCTATGTGCAGGTGCCTGCGGCGGCGGCCAACGTCGGCGACCCGAATGCTGCTCCGCCGGCGCTGGGGGCTGAATCCACGATTTCGCTCTGGATGAAGGACCCCGGACAGAGCGATGCCGACAGCGAATTGTTCCAAATCGGTCAGGACGGCGCGGTGCTGGGCAATTGGCTGAATGCCACAGGCAAGTTTGAATATGAAGCGGGCGGCGATACGCTGATCTGGACAGGCAGCCGCTATTATTCCGCTACGGATTTGTACAGCAATCCGTCTCATCCGCAGGACGAATGGGTGCATTATGCCTTTGTCAAGAGTGCCTCCGCCGGTCAGATGCGGATTTATCAAAACGGCCGGCTGGTTGTTCAGATGCCGGCATTCAGCACGTATTCACCGACGGTGGATGATACGAACGGGTTCTTTTCCATCGGGGCCTGGCGCTGGTCGGGCGGTGCGGGCGGTTTCGTGGACGGCTGGATTGATGACTTCCGCGTGTATGATTACGCCCTTTCGCCGGAAGAGGTGCTCTGGCTGGCTCAGGAAGGCGGTGCAGCCTCCAGCCCGATGCTTCAGCCGCTGATTGAGCCGGCGGATGTCAACGGCGATAACCGCATTGATTTAGAGGATGCGGCGGAACTGGCGCGATTGTGGCTTCAGGCCGCTGTTTTCCCTGATTAA
- a CDS encoding carbohydrate binding domain-containing protein: MQKRMMCLLAAGLMLGGSVWANLLTNGDFNTGDLSGWWTWVPDTVNQSISIETGYTYDATPNAKMWSATDGAWQEMGQTFAVAAEAEYVLSLVYSATDWANAGINLKYWDSSWSYVGYQWITLLTPPNSGQWTSFVQTFTTPAGAAYAEVKFAMGGWGTLYVDNVRVVPEPASLVLLGLGGFALVRRR, from the coding sequence ATGCAGAAACGAATGATGTGTTTGCTGGCGGCAGGACTGATGCTGGGCGGCTCCGTTTGGGCCAATCTGCTGACCAACGGAGATTTCAACACAGGTGATTTGAGCGGCTGGTGGACATGGGTGCCGGATACGGTCAATCAGTCCATTTCGATTGAAACCGGCTATACCTATGACGCAACTCCGAATGCGAAGATGTGGTCGGCGACGGACGGGGCCTGGCAGGAGATGGGACAGACCTTTGCCGTGGCGGCCGAAGCGGAGTATGTGCTCAGTCTGGTGTACAGTGCGACGGATTGGGCCAATGCGGGCATCAATCTGAAGTACTGGGATTCGAGCTGGAGTTATGTGGGCTATCAGTGGATTACGCTGCTGACGCCGCCGAATTCGGGTCAGTGGACTTCGTTTGTCCAGACCTTTACGACGCCGGCGGGTGCGGCTTATGCCGAGGTGAAGTTTGCGATGGGCGGATGGGGCACGCTGTATGTGGACAATGTGAGGGTCGTGCCCGAACCGGCCAGTCTGGTCTTGCTGGGACTGGGCGGTTTTGCGCTGGTACGCCGCCGGTAA
- a CDS encoding FecR domain-containing protein: MKAFSRDEFELGLLIVEALEGEITPERFSVLEKRLQSDPSAAEQYLEEVMNAAALMWRAQSLYAEAMQSESGEDPQFLAALGEYEKTAPAVEIEPEEKPIPAETRPPVRVQKRTSRFSLAAAGAALAAMVLLLVWLELRPGAADEPAARIADTLGAVWAAETGTAREPEGLLYAGSGPFVLKEGYVRLTYEDGAETVIEGPARFQIKGREELGLSYGQVYVRCPVSATGFTVSTPSMKVIDLGTEFGVKVSGVGSAQVHMLKGKASVIVGGTKGGPRQSVLVQEGQAKQAGPEGAIQDIRLRQDLFARQISSRAGVVWRGQRFDLADAVSGGTGFGGGRPGWGLSVQTGRASMLQDARLERNRPAVFVRTPEHPFIDGVFVPGRPTSGGGVISSTGLRFQDIPFSSGAGFGGVYGGRVEQTRREEYFRLIWEEGSSGRSRPALCFYGNAGLTVDLEAVRRAVPGCQVRTFQAVFGLSPDESSRPAVGNTLADVFVLLDGRVVFEKRSISRFSEPESIEIPFDSSQRFLTLVVMDSGDSLGADWAVFVEPVLELMLEN; encoded by the coding sequence ATGAAGGCCTTCAGCCGCGATGAATTTGAACTGGGGCTTTTGATTGTGGAAGCGCTGGAAGGGGAGATTACCCCGGAGCGGTTTTCGGTGCTGGAAAAGCGGCTCCAGTCGGACCCCTCGGCCGCTGAGCAGTATCTGGAAGAGGTGATGAACGCTGCGGCCCTGATGTGGCGGGCACAATCGCTGTATGCCGAGGCGATGCAGAGCGAATCGGGCGAAGATCCCCAGTTTCTGGCGGCGTTGGGAGAATATGAAAAAACCGCTCCGGCGGTGGAGATAGAGCCGGAGGAAAAACCGATTCCCGCTGAAACGAGGCCCCCTGTTCGGGTCCAAAAGCGGACGAGCCGGTTTTCACTGGCTGCGGCGGGAGCGGCCCTGGCGGCGATGGTGCTTCTGCTGGTCTGGCTGGAACTTCGCCCGGGGGCCGCGGATGAACCGGCGGCACGGATTGCGGATACACTCGGAGCCGTTTGGGCGGCGGAGACAGGAACCGCTCGAGAACCGGAAGGGCTCTTGTATGCCGGCAGCGGACCGTTTGTACTGAAGGAAGGGTATGTTCGGCTTACGTATGAAGACGGTGCTGAAACCGTGATTGAGGGGCCGGCCCGCTTTCAGATTAAAGGCCGGGAGGAACTGGGGCTTTCCTATGGGCAGGTTTATGTGCGCTGCCCGGTGTCCGCAACCGGTTTTACGGTTTCTACGCCTTCGATGAAGGTAATTGATTTGGGCACGGAGTTCGGCGTGAAGGTCAGCGGGGTCGGCAGCGCTCAGGTGCATATGCTCAAGGGCAAGGCATCGGTGATTGTCGGCGGAACGAAAGGAGGACCGCGTCAGAGCGTTCTTGTGCAGGAGGGACAGGCCAAACAGGCGGGGCCGGAGGGGGCGATTCAGGACATTCGTCTTCGGCAGGATTTGTTTGCCCGTCAGATTTCCTCGCGGGCCGGTGTAGTCTGGCGAGGACAGCGTTTTGATTTGGCGGATGCGGTCTCCGGAGGGACGGGCTTCGGCGGCGGTCGGCCGGGATGGGGGTTAAGTGTTCAGACGGGACGGGCGTCGATGCTCCAGGATGCCCGACTTGAGAGGAACCGGCCGGCGGTGTTTGTAAGAACCCCGGAGCATCCGTTCATTGACGGAGTCTTTGTGCCGGGCCGTCCGACCTCCGGCGGCGGGGTCATCAGTTCAACAGGTCTTCGTTTTCAAGACATTCCGTTTTCCAGCGGGGCAGGGTTTGGCGGGGTGTACGGCGGGCGGGTCGAACAGACCCGACGGGAGGAATATTTCCGGCTTATATGGGAGGAGGGCTCTTCAGGCAGAAGCCGGCCGGCACTCTGCTTTTACGGCAATGCCGGGCTTACGGTTGATTTGGAAGCGGTTCGGCGGGCGGTTCCGGGCTGTCAGGTCCGAACATTTCAGGCCGTTTTTGGTTTGTCGCCGGATGAAAGTTCCCGCCCGGCGGTCGGCAATACGCTGGCGGATGTCTTTGTGCTTCTGGACGGTCGGGTTGTCTTTGAAAAGCGGTCCATCTCGAGATTTTCCGAGCCGGAATCGATTGAAATTCCGTTCGATTCCTCACAGCGGTTTCTGACGCTGGTCGTGATGGACAGCGGCGACAGTCTGGGTGCAGACTGGGCGGTTTTTGTCGAACCGGTTCTGGAGCTGATGTTGGAAAACTGA
- a CDS encoding sigma-70 family RNA polymerase sigma factor encodes MDSSPQAQNSSSQNEEFVRLLLVYQKRIYGFILAMVPNYADAEDLFQQVVMIMCRRFGEFEPGTSFLAWALQIARYELNNIRKTQRRSRVQFSSETMEMLFEQTCRQISRIDQRVQWLEECLKRLEPSDRALVYRRYEQGMAIKDIAQQLGRSVYSLYRGFNRIHLFLRQCVNAHLQAEGGER; translated from the coding sequence ATGGATTCTTCGCCTCAGGCACAAAACAGCTCGTCGCAGAATGAAGAGTTTGTCCGTCTTCTTTTGGTTTATCAGAAGCGGATTTACGGGTTTATTTTGGCGATGGTGCCCAACTATGCGGATGCGGAGGACCTTTTCCAGCAGGTTGTGATGATTATGTGCCGGCGATTCGGGGAGTTTGAGCCGGGAACCAGTTTTCTGGCCTGGGCTCTTCAGATAGCCCGCTATGAATTGAACAATATCCGCAAGACCCAGCGGCGAAGCCGGGTCCAGTTTTCCAGCGAGACGATGGAAATGCTTTTTGAGCAGACCTGCCGGCAGATTTCCCGGATTGACCAGCGGGTTCAATGGCTGGAAGAGTGTCTGAAGCGGCTGGAGCCGTCCGACCGGGCACTGGTCTATCGGCGGTATGAGCAGGGGATGGCTATCAAAGACATTGCTCAGCAGTTGGGGCGGTCTGTGTACAGTTTATACAGAGGGTTCAACCGGATTCATCTTTTCCTGAGGCAGTGTGTGAATGCCCATCTGCAGGCGGAAGGAGGGGAACGATGA
- a CDS encoding L-threonylcarbamoyladenylate synthase, producing the protein MSQTRRPAVFLDRDGTLIEDIGYVRQPSEVVFFPETFEALRRLQEHFILFIVTNQPGISQQILRAEEVESVNRFVTETLREAGIVITQVYVCPHQRQEGCKCIKPRPFYLQQAADDYSIDLRRSFCIGDHPHDIELAQNAGAEGVYVLTGHGQQHRQEVPAGTPIVRHIGEAAEWILRKNASKGGLPNEEEIAQAANCLRRGGLVAFPTETVYGLGADALNEEAVRRIFEVKRRPSFDPLIVHVGTIEQARRLVRDFPKEAELLAERFWPGPLTLVLPKEPMVPDIVTAGLPTAAIRMPAHPAALALLCRADVPVAAPSANLFGHVSPTCAEHVREQLGDSVDFLLDGGPCSVGVESTILSLAVRPPLLLRYGGISVEQIEELIGPVQRVGFTEHTPQAPGRLEHHYAPRTPLFLTPELIGPPKGRRVGLLTLRPAAEAGDFAAAEVLSESGNLEEAARNLYAAMRRLDRCGLEEIMAVAVPNEGIGRTINDRLCRASWNKPKDLFIDHKQAKGD; encoded by the coding sequence ATGAGTCAAACACGTCGTCCGGCGGTTTTTTTGGACAGAGACGGGACCCTGATTGAAGACATCGGGTATGTGCGTCAACCGTCCGAGGTTGTTTTTTTCCCCGAAACCTTCGAGGCGCTTCGGCGTCTGCAGGAGCATTTCATTCTGTTTATCGTGACCAATCAGCCAGGGATATCCCAGCAAATCCTCCGTGCCGAGGAGGTCGAGAGCGTCAACCGTTTTGTGACGGAAACGCTGCGGGAGGCGGGAATTGTCATCACGCAGGTCTATGTCTGTCCGCATCAGCGGCAGGAAGGATGTAAATGCATCAAGCCGCGTCCGTTTTATCTGCAGCAGGCCGCCGACGATTATTCGATAGACCTGCGCCGTTCGTTCTGCATCGGCGACCATCCTCATGATATTGAACTGGCTCAAAATGCCGGTGCCGAAGGAGTCTATGTACTCACCGGCCATGGACAGCAGCACCGTCAGGAAGTGCCGGCGGGGACCCCGATTGTTCGGCATATTGGGGAAGCGGCCGAGTGGATTCTCCGGAAAAACGCTTCGAAGGGGGGATTGCCGAATGAGGAGGAAATTGCACAGGCGGCGAACTGTCTTCGTCGGGGCGGACTGGTTGCCTTTCCGACGGAAACTGTTTATGGCCTGGGGGCCGATGCGCTGAATGAAGAGGCGGTTCGGCGGATTTTCGAAGTCAAACGGCGTCCGAGTTTTGACCCGCTGATTGTGCATGTGGGCACGATTGAACAGGCCCGGCGGCTGGTGCGGGATTTTCCGAAGGAGGCGGAGCTGCTGGCGGAACGGTTCTGGCCCGGACCGCTGACACTGGTGCTGCCCAAGGAGCCGATGGTGCCGGATATTGTGACGGCCGGGCTGCCGACGGCGGCGATTCGAATGCCGGCGCATCCGGCGGCGCTGGCCCTGCTGTGCCGGGCGGATGTGCCGGTGGCGGCTCCGAGTGCCAACCTGTTCGGGCATGTCAGTCCAACCTGTGCCGAACATGTACGCGAGCAGCTGGGAGATTCAGTGGATTTTCTTTTGGATGGAGGGCCCTGTTCGGTAGGAGTGGAGTCCACGATTCTTTCGCTGGCCGTGCGGCCGCCTCTCTTGCTGCGGTACGGGGGGATTTCCGTTGAACAGATTGAAGAACTGATCGGCCCGGTGCAGCGTGTGGGGTTTACGGAGCATACCCCGCAGGCGCCGGGCCGTCTGGAGCATCATTATGCGCCGCGGACGCCTTTGTTTCTGACGCCGGAGCTGATAGGTCCCCCGAAAGGGCGTCGGGTGGGGCTGCTGACGCTTCGGCCTGCGGCGGAGGCAGGGGATTTTGCCGCGGCGGAAGTTCTTTCGGAATCGGGGAATTTAGAAGAGGCGGCCCGCAATTTGTATGCAGCGATGCGCCGGCTTGACCGCTGCGGGCTGGAGGAAATCATGGCTGTTGCGGTTCCCAATGAAGGCATCGGCCGGACGATCAATGACCGGCTTTGCCGAGCCAGCTGGAACAAGCCGAAAGACCTTTTCATTGACCATAAACAGGCAAAAGGGGACTAA
- a CDS encoding exodeoxyribonuclease VII small subunit: protein MAKKTTDGNQNDLSKLSFEEAIRALSQIVETIEGGQVPLQESLEQYEKGMQLIAHCRKILQEAEKRIAQIEEVQAGPKTPARPDEAQLEALAREIDGEEEEEIGPEDEEDSDWMKG from the coding sequence ATGGCCAAAAAGACAACCGACGGGAATCAAAATGACCTGTCGAAACTGAGTTTTGAAGAGGCGATTCGCGCTCTTTCCCAGATTGTCGAAACAATCGAAGGCGGGCAGGTGCCTCTGCAGGAAAGTCTGGAACAGTATGAAAAGGGAATGCAGCTGATTGCGCATTGCCGAAAGATTCTTCAGGAGGCCGAGAAGCGAATTGCCCAGATTGAAGAAGTGCAGGCAGGACCGAAGACCCCGGCTCGTCCGGATGAGGCCCAACTGGAGGCCCTTGCAAGGGAAATTGATGGAGAGGAGGAGGAAGAAATCGGCCCTGAGGATGAGGAAGACAGCGATTGGATGAAAGGATAA
- the xseA gene encoding exodeoxyribonuclease VII large subunit, whose product MARDKLIILSVSQVNAMVNEAIRRHLPSRFILKGEISDWKRHQSGHCYFILKDTESQISCVLWANRYQKIKFQPENGMEILATGHIEVYSPQGKYQFYAEDLQPAGIGALQIAFQQMYEKLKAEGLFEERYKKPIPQFPQRIGIVTSKSGAAVHDIADSIWHRWPIVRLFLFDVPVQGEGAAEEIARKLDWINRNNKQLQLDLLIVGRGGGSMEDLWAFNEEVLARAIFRSKIPIISAVGHEIDTTIADLVADARASTPTKAGMIAVPDQREVHKQLAMIQRRLVHSVHSTVRTAREQLRTILASWVFREPQGMVERAWQRVDMAGLQLARVMRERFEWLRRRLEQAKDIVRRLEPVRLIAGQRIRLERMEAAARQGLSKVLEQKRLQLSAAENKLTAMDPRAVLRRGYTITINMRTGQVIRRLEEVDVGDIILTELAQRQQFTSRVEARGQAKQEK is encoded by the coding sequence ATGGCCCGAGATAAATTAATCATTTTGTCCGTTTCTCAGGTAAATGCGATGGTCAATGAAGCCATCCGGAGGCATTTGCCTTCGCGTTTTATCCTCAAAGGGGAAATAAGCGACTGGAAACGACACCAAAGCGGGCACTGTTATTTTATATTAAAAGATACAGAATCTCAGATTTCCTGTGTTTTGTGGGCCAATCGATATCAAAAAATCAAATTTCAGCCGGAAAACGGAATGGAGATATTGGCGACCGGTCATATCGAGGTCTATTCTCCACAAGGAAAATATCAATTTTACGCCGAAGACTTGCAGCCGGCGGGGATTGGGGCCCTGCAGATTGCCTTTCAGCAGATGTATGAAAAACTCAAGGCGGAAGGCCTTTTTGAGGAACGGTACAAAAAGCCGATTCCGCAATTTCCGCAACGGATTGGAATCGTCACCAGCAAAAGCGGTGCGGCCGTTCATGATATAGCCGACAGCATTTGGCATCGCTGGCCGATTGTGCGGCTGTTTTTGTTTGATGTGCCGGTTCAGGGAGAGGGGGCGGCCGAGGAAATTGCCCGGAAACTGGATTGGATAAATCGCAATAATAAGCAACTGCAGCTGGATTTGCTCATTGTCGGACGCGGCGGGGGCTCAATGGAGGATTTGTGGGCTTTTAATGAAGAGGTTTTAGCCCGAGCGATTTTCCGTTCAAAAATTCCGATTATCAGTGCGGTCGGACACGAGATTGATACGACCATTGCGGATTTGGTTGCAGACGCCCGCGCCTCCACACCGACCAAAGCGGGGATGATTGCCGTACCGGACCAGCGGGAGGTCCACAAACAGCTGGCGATGATTCAGCGTCGGCTGGTACATTCGGTGCATTCGACGGTTCGGACAGCCCGCGAGCAGCTGCGGACGATTCTGGCCAGCTGGGTCTTCCGTGAACCGCAGGGAATGGTGGAACGGGCCTGGCAGCGGGTAGATATGGCCGGGCTCCAACTGGCCAGGGTGATGCGGGAGCGGTTCGAGTGGCTGCGGCGACGGCTGGAGCAGGCCAAAGATATCGTACGACGTCTGGAACCAGTGCGGCTGATTGCCGGCCAGCGGATTCGTCTGGAGCGGATGGAGGCGGCGGCCCGGCAGGGGCTGTCTAAGGTGCTTGAGCAAAAGCGGTTGCAATTGTCGGCGGCGGAGAATAAACTGACGGCGATGGACCCGCGGGCCGTGCTCCGCCGCGGGTATACCATTACAATCAACATGCGGACTGGACAAGTTATTCGCCGGCTGGAGGAAGTTGATGTCGGCGATATTATTTTGACGGAACTGGCCCAAAGGCAGCAGTTTACGAGCCGGGTGGAGGCCCGCGGCCAGGCAAAGCAGGAGAAGTAA
- the flgB gene encoding flagellar basal body rod protein FlgB, which produces MIQDKTMMNLLEAGMKAEWLRQQTIANNIANINTPGFRRSDVKFEEVLNEMLRKKGSLEPDSIKPEIYQPQNTPLNEFDNDVSLDTEIGEMIKNSVKHKAYMLILKKKYQQMDAAIKVSG; this is translated from the coding sequence ATGATTCAGGACAAAACTATGATGAATCTGCTGGAAGCGGGAATGAAAGCCGAATGGCTTCGCCAGCAGACTATTGCCAATAATATTGCCAATATTAACACCCCCGGCTTTCGCCGCTCGGATGTTAAATTTGAAGAGGTTCTCAACGAGATGCTCCGGAAAAAAGGGTCTCTGGAGCCGGATTCGATAAAACCGGAGATTTATCAGCCGCAGAACACGCCGCTGAATGAATTCGACAATGACGTTTCGCTGGATACAGAAATCGGCGAAATGATCAAAAACTCCGTCAAACACAAGGCTTATATGCTGATTTTGAAGAAAAAATATCAGCAGATGGATGCGGCCATCAAAGTATCCGGCTGA
- the flgC gene encoding flagellar basal body rod protein FlgC, translating into MKIDQTSVFNPIDIATSGLRAYNKQMEVIGSNLANIQTTDAGDGKPYRRLVAEFKAKVQDNLAGVELSDIIQDPNAFQRVLMPGHPQADKDGYVLMPNISWSTEMVNLNLASRAYQANAAVLRRYKQMVETSLELLR; encoded by the coding sequence ATGAAAATCGATCAAACCAGCGTGTTTAATCCGATTGACATCGCCACATCGGGTCTGCGGGCCTACAACAAGCAGATGGAGGTCATCGGCTCTAACCTAGCCAACATCCAGACCACCGATGCGGGTGACGGGAAGCCCTATCGTCGGCTGGTGGCGGAATTCAAAGCCAAAGTGCAAGACAATCTGGCGGGCGTGGAACTGAGCGACATCATCCAGGACCCAAATGCCTTTCAGCGGGTCCTGATGCCGGGGCATCCGCAGGCGGACAAAGACGGCTACGTCCTGATGCCCAACATCAGCTGGTCCACAGAAATGGTCAATCTGAACCTGGCCAGCCGGGCTTATCAGGCCAACGCCGCTGTGTTAAGACGCTATAAACAAATGGTGGAAACCAGCCTCGAATTATTAAGATAA
- the fliE gene encoding flagellar hook-basal body complex protein FliE, which yields MAVQFNPNIHSPNPAIPAALQSPLLQESKAPSFTDKILESLHKVNDQQNQANLSILDLMAGKQQDINTVVAEVAKADMSFKLLVGVRNKLVEAYKETMRMQV from the coding sequence ATGGCTGTACAATTTAATCCGAACATTCATTCCCCCAATCCGGCGATTCCCGCCGCCCTTCAATCTCCTCTGCTGCAGGAATCCAAAGCACCGTCGTTTACCGACAAGATTCTCGAATCGCTCCATAAGGTTAATGACCAGCAGAATCAGGCCAATCTGTCGATTCTGGACCTGATGGCGGGCAAGCAGCAGGACATCAACACGGTTGTCGCCGAGGTGGCCAAGGCAGACATGAGCTTCAAACTTCTTGTCGGCGTGCGCAACAAACTGGTTGAGGCCTATAAGGAAACCATGCGGATGCAGGTGTAA